In Bradyrhizobium sp. 1(2017), one DNA window encodes the following:
- a CDS encoding primosomal protein N', translated as MDHSSRSTTAPANATRMVDVLVPVALDQTYSYKVPRGMELKAGDLVGVPLGPREVLAVVWGENANPDPRLHNRLKEVSEKLDIPPLKPELRSVVDWVANYTLSPRGMVLRMCLRMGENLGPERVRPGVRLVGDPPKRLTPARQRVIEVLSDRLLHGKSEAAKEAGVSAGVIDGLVDEGTLTVEPMPPPAPPPAPDPDFGRPDFSPLQRAGVDAMRALAANGTFHVALLDGVTGSGKTEVYFEAVAETIRRGKQSLILMPEIALTGQFLDRFAQRFGVRPIEWHSELTPRTRARNWAAISAGTAPVVVGARSALFLPYANLGLIVVDEEHDQAYKQDEGVHYHARDMAVVRAHIAKIPIVLASATPSVESEVNARKNRYQRVALPSRFGGQHMPHIEAIDLRREPPARGRFISPRLAGEIKTAIERREQALLFLNRRGYAPLTLCRACGHRFACTICDAWLVDHRFRQRLVCHHCGFSMPRPHLCPHCSSEESLVAVGPGVERLQEEAAALFPDARTMVLSSDLITSIETMRSELAEIAEGRVDIIIGTQLVAKGHNFPRLNLVGVVDADLGLSNGDPRAAERTWQLLNQVIGRAGREQGRGVGYLQTHQPDHPVMKALIACDREAFYDSEIDLREKTLYPPFGRLASLIISAGDRPSAEGFGRKLVALAPRDERVVVLGPAEAPLAVIKGRYRFRILVKSARGFDLSEYLRNWLAVCPKPKGNQKLEVDVDPQSFL; from the coding sequence ATGGATCATTCGTCGCGCAGCACGACCGCCCCCGCCAACGCGACCCGCATGGTCGACGTGCTGGTGCCGGTCGCGCTCGACCAGACCTATTCCTACAAGGTGCCGCGCGGGATGGAGCTGAAGGCCGGCGATCTCGTCGGCGTGCCGCTGGGGCCCCGCGAGGTGCTGGCCGTGGTCTGGGGCGAAAACGCCAATCCCGATCCGCGCCTGCACAACCGCCTTAAGGAGGTCAGCGAGAAGCTCGACATCCCGCCGCTCAAGCCCGAGCTGCGTTCGGTGGTCGACTGGGTCGCCAATTACACGCTGAGCCCGCGCGGCATGGTGCTGCGGATGTGCCTGCGGATGGGCGAGAATCTGGGCCCCGAGCGGGTGCGCCCCGGCGTGCGCCTGGTCGGCGATCCCCCGAAGCGCCTGACGCCCGCGCGCCAGCGCGTGATCGAGGTGCTGTCGGACCGGCTGCTGCACGGCAAGTCCGAGGCCGCCAAGGAGGCCGGCGTCTCGGCCGGCGTGATCGACGGTCTCGTCGACGAAGGAACGCTCACGGTCGAGCCGATGCCGCCGCCTGCGCCGCCGCCGGCGCCCGATCCGGATTTCGGCCGTCCGGATTTCTCGCCGCTGCAGCGGGCCGGCGTCGATGCGATGCGCGCGCTCGCGGCCAACGGCACCTTCCACGTCGCGCTGCTCGACGGGGTCACCGGCTCGGGCAAGACCGAGGTCTATTTCGAGGCCGTTGCGGAAACGATCCGCCGCGGCAAGCAATCGCTGATCCTGATGCCGGAGATCGCGCTCACCGGCCAGTTCCTCGATCGTTTCGCGCAACGCTTCGGCGTGCGGCCGATCGAATGGCATTCGGAGCTGACCCCGCGCACCCGCGCGCGCAATTGGGCCGCGATCTCCGCAGGCACCGCGCCGGTCGTGGTCGGCGCGCGCTCGGCTCTGTTCCTGCCTTACGCCAATCTCGGCCTCATCGTGGTCGATGAGGAGCACGACCAGGCCTACAAGCAGGACGAGGGCGTGCATTACCATGCCCGCGACATGGCGGTGGTGCGCGCGCATATCGCAAAGATCCCGATCGTGCTGGCCTCGGCCACGCCGTCGGTCGAGTCCGAGGTGAATGCGCGCAAGAACCGCTATCAGCGCGTCGCGCTGCCCTCGCGCTTCGGCGGCCAGCACATGCCGCATATCGAGGCGATCGATCTGCGCCGCGAGCCGCCTGCGCGCGGCCGCTTCATCTCGCCGCGGCTTGCCGGCGAGATCAAGACCGCGATCGAGCGGCGCGAGCAGGCGCTGCTGTTCCTCAATCGCCGCGGCTATGCGCCGCTGACGCTGTGCCGGGCGTGCGGTCACCGCTTCGCCTGCACCATCTGCGATGCCTGGCTGGTCGATCACCGCTTCCGCCAGCGCCTCGTCTGTCATCACTGCGGCTTCTCGATGCCGCGTCCGCATCTCTGCCCGCACTGCTCGTCAGAGGAATCGCTGGTCGCGGTCGGGCCCGGCGTCGAACGCCTGCAGGAGGAGGCGGCGGCGCTGTTCCCGGACGCGCGCACCATGGTGCTGTCGAGCGATCTCATCACCTCGATCGAGACCATGCGCTCCGAGCTTGCCGAGATCGCGGAAGGCCGCGTCGACATCATCATCGGCACGCAGCTGGTCGCCAAGGGCCACAACTTCCCGCGGCTCAATCTGGTCGGCGTGGTCGATGCGGATCTCGGCCTGTCCAACGGCGATCCGCGCGCGGCGGAGCGCACCTGGCAATTGCTCAATCAGGTGATCGGCCGCGCCGGGCGCGAGCAGGGCCGCGGCGTCGGCTATCTCCAGACCCACCAGCCCGACCATCCCGTGATGAAGGCGCTGATCGCCTGCGACCGCGAGGCCTTCTACGACAGCGAGATCGATCTGCGCGAGAAGACGCTCTATCCGCCGTTCGGACGGCTCGCGAGCCTGATCATCTCCGCGGGCGACCGCCCGAGCGCGGAAGGTTTCGGCCGCAAGCTGGTCGCGCTGGCCCCGCGCGACGAGCGCGTGGTGGTGCTCGGCCCGGCGGAGGCGCCGCTTGCGGTCATCAAGGGCCGCTACCGTTTCCGCATCCTGGTGAAATCGGCCCGCGGCTTCGATCTGTCCGAGTATTTGCGCAACTGGCTCGCCGTCTGCCCGAAGCCGAAGGGCAATCAGAAGCTGGAAGTCGACGTCGATCCGCAGAGCTTTTTGTAG
- a CDS encoding septal ring lytic transglycosylase RlpA family protein, which translates to MLSLKTLGRATRPRTAMAFVAATLLIGGTATEASAKSRHHRHHHHHRHHAQADTSATSDWRNANASMTPTSGTGRSFSGIASFYGNESGSKTASGQRFNQNAMTAAHRSLPFGTKLRVTHGGQSVVVTINDRGPFIRGRVLDLSTGAARAIGLTGRGVGRVTAEVI; encoded by the coding sequence ATGCTGTCTTTGAAGACGCTGGGCCGTGCGACCCGGCCGCGTACGGCGATGGCTTTCGTTGCCGCAACTCTCCTTATCGGTGGAACTGCCACCGAGGCTTCCGCCAAATCCAGGCATCACCGTCACCACCATCATCACCGTCACCACGCCCAGGCCGACACCAGCGCGACCTCCGATTGGCGTAACGCCAATGCGTCGATGACGCCGACCTCCGGGACGGGCCGCAGCTTCTCGGGCATCGCGTCCTTTTACGGCAACGAGTCCGGCAGCAAGACGGCCTCGGGCCAGCGCTTCAACCAGAACGCCATGACCGCGGCGCACCGTTCGCTGCCGTTCGGCACCAAGCTGCGCGTCACCCATGGCGGCCAGAGCGTCGTCGTCACCATCAATGATCGCGGCCCGTTCATTCGCGGCCGTGTGCTCGACCTCTCCACGGGTGCAGCCCGCGCCATCGGCCTCACGGGTCGCGGCGTCGGCCGCGTCACCGCGGAAGTCATCTAA